In Bacteroidia bacterium, a genomic segment contains:
- a CDS encoding biopolymer transporter ExbD: MSIRSRNRVSAEFSSASISDIVFLLLIYFMLTSAFVEQVGLKVDLPTSSSDKPTEGKNFVTVTDDGVFAWNQQKIQNKEDLIPLIEAVLKDDNKDNDVITLRVDKKALFEEAAFVMAVVAENDGKIVILTEKD, encoded by the coding sequence ATGAGTATTCGTAGCAGAAACAGAGTAAGCGCAGAATTTAGTTCCGCTTCTATCTCCGATATCGTTTTTCTTCTCCTGATCTATTTTATGCTTACTTCCGCTTTCGTAGAGCAGGTAGGTCTGAAAGTGGATCTCCCTACCAGCTCTTCGGACAAACCTACCGAAGGCAAAAACTTTGTAACCGTCACTGATGATGGCGTTTTTGCCTGGAATCAACAAAAAATTCAGAATAAAGAAGATTTGATTCCGCTGATCGAAGCTGTTCTCAAAGATGATAATAAAGACAACGATGTCATCACCCTCCGGGTTGATAAAAAAGCGCTGTTTGAAGAAGCCGCTTTTGTTATGGCCGTGGTCGCAGAGAATGATGGTAAAATCGTGATCCTGACAGAGAAAGACTAA
- a CDS encoding lamin tail domain-containing protein, which translates to MKKITMTLIVGLLLATHFLSAQFSDDFSDGEFLQNPVWSGEQTHFLVTSNGELQSAGTPATDTIHLSIPNLGIHNMEWRFYLRYEFAPSTANVIRIYLVSDQENIESSLSGYFVGVGESGNEDSFDLFRQDGASVTKLIDGIPGRAATKVHAVVRVLRDSLGNWSLFSDDAGDGNFTLEGAAFDQTYVSSAWFGIWVKHSATRNTSFFFDNFYVGNVQSDTIPVVPPVYYHFQDIIINEIFADPTPSVGLPESEFLELYNRSRDTVNLSGFSITNGTTVGVLPEKLVMPGGYLILASSATAAQFDTYGETLSPSAWPALVNGGDNLGLRSATGELIDSVDYELRWYGDEEKQNGGFSLEKINPEAGRCPEATNWMASKHILGGTPGFENSVYHQPADTLAPQLVKVEWVDSLWIRLCFSGPLDPVEAESVNHYRFDPEGQRPLSAWVSAPENLCVELLLEAPLTRGTMYRIVVTEMRDCRGKEFSVEGELGLPEEVMPGDVLINELLFNPYAGGSDFVEIVNVSGKMLDYSQLFIGEIFPGTDSIYNGKIISAESRLFMPGEIVCLTANVDFQKSTYLPPAGANFWEMKSFPGYDDHAGECVIFTSDQLVIDRVAYLDDYHFASLRDKEGVSLERISLRRPGNDPANWHSAAETVLFATPGYANSQAIELSDEKSNVSLAYQTFSPNGDGEKDVLPVNYDFDFSGANARVTVFDTAGRKVREIQSNILLGAQPGTIFWDGTNDRNQKMETGMYIILFEVTHSSTGDKYIYREVAVLTDKF; encoded by the coding sequence ATGAAAAAAATCACAATGACCCTAATTGTTGGGTTGCTGCTGGCAACTCATTTCTTATCCGCTCAGTTTTCAGATGATTTCTCCGATGGAGAATTTTTGCAAAACCCTGTTTGGTCGGGGGAGCAGACTCATTTTCTGGTGACATCCAACGGTGAACTGCAGTCTGCGGGTACTCCTGCTACGGACACCATCCACCTTTCGATTCCTAATTTGGGTATTCACAACATGGAGTGGCGGTTTTACCTTCGGTATGAATTTGCCCCCAGTACTGCAAATGTGATTCGAATCTATCTGGTTTCTGATCAGGAGAATATCGAATCGTCCCTTTCCGGTTATTTTGTCGGAGTAGGGGAGTCCGGAAATGAGGACAGCTTCGACCTCTTCCGGCAGGATGGCGCTTCAGTTACCAAATTAATCGACGGTATACCCGGAAGGGCCGCGACAAAGGTTCACGCAGTCGTACGGGTGCTGAGAGACTCGCTGGGCAACTGGTCGCTGTTTTCAGACGATGCTGGCGATGGGAATTTTACGTTGGAAGGAGCCGCGTTTGATCAGACGTATGTATCATCGGCGTGGTTTGGGATTTGGGTCAAACATTCGGCTACCCGAAATACCTCATTCTTTTTTGACAATTTTTACGTGGGGAATGTTCAGTCAGATACAATTCCGGTGGTCCCGCCGGTTTATTATCATTTTCAGGATATCATTATCAATGAAATATTTGCCGATCCGACGCCATCTGTGGGTTTACCTGAATCGGAATTTCTGGAATTGTATAACCGCAGCAGAGACACGGTGAACCTGTCCGGATTTTCTATTACCAATGGAACGACAGTCGGGGTTTTACCCGAAAAGTTGGTTATGCCCGGTGGTTATCTGATTTTGGCAAGTTCGGCGACGGCTGCACAGTTTGACACTTATGGAGAGACGCTGAGTCCTTCTGCATGGCCAGCTTTGGTGAATGGTGGCGACAATCTGGGTTTACGCTCGGCTACAGGCGAACTTATCGATAGTGTAGATTATGAATTGCGGTGGTACGGAGATGAGGAAAAACAAAATGGTGGTTTCTCACTCGAAAAAATCAACCCGGAAGCGGGGCGTTGCCCGGAAGCCACCAACTGGATGGCGTCAAAACATATTTTGGGTGGTACTCCGGGTTTTGAAAACAGTGTGTATCATCAACCCGCTGACACGTTGGCCCCACAACTGGTGAAAGTAGAATGGGTTGATTCGCTGTGGATCAGACTTTGTTTTTCCGGGCCTCTTGATCCGGTGGAAGCGGAATCAGTCAATCATTACAGGTTTGACCCAGAAGGCCAAAGACCACTTTCTGCCTGGGTAAGTGCTCCTGAAAACCTTTGCGTGGAACTACTTTTAGAAGCGCCATTAACCCGTGGTACAATGTATCGGATCGTAGTAACAGAAATGCGGGATTGCCGGGGAAAAGAATTTTCAGTGGAAGGAGAATTGGGTTTACCCGAAGAGGTTATGCCAGGGGATGTACTGATCAACGAGCTATTATTTAACCCCTACGCCGGAGGGAGTGATTTTGTGGAAATTGTAAACGTTTCTGGTAAAATGCTGGATTACAGCCAGTTGTTTATTGGGGAAATATTTCCCGGCACGGACTCGATTTATAATGGGAAAATCATTTCAGCGGAGTCCCGGTTATTTATGCCGGGGGAAATCGTATGCCTGACGGCCAATGTTGATTTTCAGAAGAGTACTTACTTACCGCCTGCGGGGGCAAATTTTTGGGAGATGAAGAGTTTTCCGGGATACGACGACCATGCCGGAGAATGTGTAATATTTACTTCAGACCAACTGGTCATCGATCGGGTGGCCTACCTGGATGATTACCATTTTGCCAGTTTGCGGGATAAGGAGGGCGTGTCATTGGAGCGGATTTCGCTACGGCGGCCAGGCAATGATCCGGCTAACTGGCATTCGGCGGCGGAAACGGTCCTTTTTGCCACACCCGGATACGCCAATTCCCAGGCCATAGAGTTGTCGGACGAAAAATCCAATGTATCGTTGGCTTATCAGACTTTTTCCCCAAATGGAGATGGGGAAAAGGATGTGCTTCCTGTCAATTACGATTTTGACTTTTCCGGAGCAAATGCAAGGGTGACTGTATTTGATACAGCGGGAAGAAAAGTCAGAGAAATTCAGTCAAATATTCTGTTGGGAGCACAGCCGGGCACTATTTTTTGGGACGGAACCAATGACCGAAACCAGAAAATGGAAACCGGGATGTACATCATCCTGTTTGAAGTAACCCATTCATCAACAGGTGATAAATATATTTACCGCGAGGTTGCGGTTCTTACCGACAAATTTTAA
- the rlmD gene encoding 23S rRNA (uracil(1939)-C(5))-methyltransferase RlmD, with product MGRRITPFRAEMEIKDAASDGRAVARHGEQVVFIEGGVPGDIAEVFVFRKQDKLLVGKIERLIKASEDRVEAPCQHFGLCGGCKWQNMSYQAQLGFKESQVINSLQRIGKVEIGKALPILGCENPFYYRNKLEFTFSDRAWVPKDQLDFFNEMDLRSLGYHMPGMFDKVLDIEECLLQIPLINDIRNELRTYARENDLSFYNIRDNTGFLRNIVFRTSVSTGEMMVILVVNGNDMEVIAPILSHLEARFPQITDFIWVDNHKVNSVYADLPFHVWKGKPYITERLGTYDFRIRATSFFQTNPKQAAVLYGVVKSFLTEALPEGQNRFQTIYDLYSGTGSIGIYVSPLAEKIVGIEYVNAAVEDAWENVRINNLENQFSFYAGDMKDLLNDDLINKEGRPEVIIADPPRQGMAPQVVKKISELAPHHIIYVSCKPATQARDLEMLDDWYEVLKIQPVDMFPQTAHVENVALLKRRSQQKPPVVIETVSSPEDDPLS from the coding sequence ATGGGAAGAAGAATCACGCCGTTCAGGGCAGAAATGGAAATCAAAGACGCGGCCTCCGATGGTCGGGCTGTAGCCAGGCATGGCGAGCAGGTTGTTTTTATTGAAGGCGGTGTGCCGGGAGATATTGCGGAGGTATTTGTATTTCGCAAACAGGACAAACTCCTCGTCGGCAAAATCGAACGCCTGATCAAAGCCTCCGAAGATCGCGTAGAGGCACCATGCCAGCATTTTGGATTATGCGGCGGATGTAAATGGCAGAATATGTCTTATCAGGCGCAATTGGGTTTTAAAGAAAGTCAGGTAATCAACAGCCTCCAAAGGATCGGAAAAGTGGAAATCGGAAAGGCGTTGCCGATTCTTGGATGTGAAAACCCCTTTTATTATCGCAATAAACTGGAGTTCACCTTCAGTGACAGGGCGTGGGTTCCGAAAGACCAACTGGATTTTTTTAATGAAATGGACCTTCGGTCGCTGGGATACCATATGCCCGGAATGTTTGACAAAGTGCTGGACATCGAAGAATGTTTGCTTCAGATTCCTTTGATCAACGACATTCGCAACGAACTTCGCACATATGCGAGAGAGAACGATCTCTCATTTTATAATATCCGCGACAATACGGGCTTTCTCCGGAATATTGTATTCAGAACCTCTGTTTCTACCGGTGAGATGATGGTTATCCTCGTTGTCAATGGCAATGATATGGAAGTAATAGCTCCCATACTCAGCCATTTGGAGGCGCGTTTTCCCCAAATCACAGACTTTATATGGGTTGACAATCACAAAGTCAACAGCGTATATGCAGACCTGCCCTTCCACGTCTGGAAAGGCAAACCCTATATTACCGAAAGGCTGGGAACTTATGATTTTCGCATCAGGGCCACTTCCTTTTTCCAGACCAATCCTAAACAGGCCGCGGTATTATATGGAGTAGTTAAATCTTTTCTTACCGAAGCTCTTCCCGAAGGACAAAACCGGTTTCAAACCATTTATGATTTATATTCCGGTACTGGCAGCATTGGTATTTATGTATCACCGCTGGCGGAAAAAATTGTCGGAATTGAATATGTCAATGCCGCAGTCGAAGATGCCTGGGAAAATGTACGCATCAATAACCTGGAAAACCAGTTTAGCTTTTATGCCGGCGATATGAAAGATCTGCTCAACGACGATCTGATAAATAAAGAAGGCCGTCCGGAGGTAATCATCGCTGACCCGCCAAGGCAGGGAATGGCGCCACAGGTGGTAAAAAAGATCAGCGAACTGGCGCCTCATCATATCATTTATGTCAGCTGTAAACCCGCAACACAAGCCCGCGACCTCGAAATGCTCGACGATTGGTATGAGGTACTAAAAATCCAGCCAGTAGATATGTTTCCCCAAACTGCTCATGTTGAAAATGTAGCACTGCTTAAACGCAGAAGCCAGCAGAAACCGCCTGTAGTTATAGAAACTGTTTCTTCACCAGAAGACGATCCTTTATCCTGA
- a CDS encoding choice-of-anchor V domain-containing protein, protein MDYRKLRAWITLFVIFFCFFISLTSYSDGPPEGRTGAPGELTCYNGYCHNSYLVNSGPGLVSLTSSLSEQGYSPGEIYDISVKVIHPGQSAFGFQLLPYSPDSDAGIGQIYETDTVITQLKTDGDRTYIMHDSALFVNDSAIWHFQWQAPPAFAGPVVFYAAFLAADNNGNRSGDYVYKSNWKVDPDPASSLSQPDILPFPFVISGPHGSRQLSWNLPSPSFLEMIWTDISGKEVFSLSTNLSTPVGNMMLSVPGLVSGVYVIRFRIKDRLLVKKQFL, encoded by the coding sequence ATGGATTACCGAAAACTGAGAGCGTGGATAACCTTGTTTGTGATTTTTTTCTGTTTTTTTATTTCGCTGACTTCTTATTCCGATGGGCCTCCGGAGGGGCGCACCGGGGCTCCGGGTGAGCTTACCTGTTACAATGGGTATTGCCACAACAGCTACCTGGTGAATAGTGGCCCCGGGTTGGTTTCCCTGACTTCGAGCCTTTCTGAGCAGGGATATTCTCCCGGCGAAATCTATGATATCTCCGTGAAAGTAATTCACCCCGGACAATCCGCCTTCGGCTTTCAGTTGTTGCCTTACAGTCCTGATTCAGACGCAGGAATCGGGCAGATTTACGAAACGGATACGGTGATTACGCAACTGAAAACAGATGGTGACAGGACCTATATCATGCATGATTCTGCACTTTTTGTGAACGACTCGGCTATCTGGCATTTTCAGTGGCAGGCGCCTCCGGCTTTTGCCGGCCCAGTCGTTTTCTATGCAGCTTTTCTGGCGGCTGACAACAATGGCAACCGCAGTGGTGATTATGTCTATAAAAGTAATTGGAAGGTAGATCCTGATCCTGCCAGTAGTCTGAGCCAGCCCGATATCCTTCCTTTTCCATTTGTGATCTCTGGCCCGCATGGAAGCCGGCAGCTTAGCTGGAATTTACCCTCGCCCTCTTTTCTGGAAATGATCTGGACAGATATCTCCGGCAAGGAGGTTTTTTCGCTTTCCACCAATCTCTCTACGCCTGTGGGCAATATGATGCTTTCTGTTCCTGGTCTGGTTTCGGGCGTTTATGTGATTCGGTTCAGGATAAAGGATCGTCTTCTGGTGAAGAAACAGTTTCTATAA
- a CDS encoding response regulator transcription factor produces MLLELETLTTTAKILIVDDEEDILDMLQYNFEQEGYTIVRATDGEEAVKAAESAKPDLILLDIMMPKMDGVSTCLAIRKTPGLENTIIVFLTARSEEYSEVAGFEAGADDYIYKPIKPRVLKSRIKALLRRHQILPKKDSNTLWIHDLEIIRDEYVVKKGHKRIPLPRKEFELFFYLASRPGKVFSREDLLVRIWDNLHVTDRTVDVHVRKLREKIGAQYIVTIKGVGYKFLAS; encoded by the coding sequence ATGCTTTTAGAACTGGAAACTTTGACAACAACAGCTAAAATATTAATCGTTGATGATGAAGAGGATATTCTGGATATGCTCCAGTATAACTTTGAACAGGAGGGATATACGATTGTTCGGGCAACAGATGGAGAAGAAGCCGTGAAAGCGGCAGAATCTGCAAAACCTGACCTGATCCTGCTCGATATTATGATGCCCAAAATGGACGGCGTTTCGACCTGTCTGGCTATCAGAAAAACCCCGGGACTGGAAAATACCATTATCGTTTTCCTCACCGCACGATCGGAAGAATATTCAGAAGTGGCGGGCTTTGAAGCCGGGGCCGATGATTATATTTATAAACCCATTAAGCCCCGGGTGTTAAAAAGCAGGATCAAAGCCCTCCTTCGCCGACATCAGATTCTGCCCAAAAAAGACAGCAATACCTTGTGGATCCATGACCTGGAAATCATCAGGGACGAATACGTCGTCAAAAAAGGGCATAAACGAATTCCACTTCCAAGAAAAGAATTTGAATTATTTTTTTATCTCGCCTCGCGGCCGGGAAAAGTATTCAGCCGGGAAGATTTACTGGTTCGCATTTGGGACAATCTCCACGTTACTGACCGTACAGTCGATGTACATGTGAGAAAACTACGTGAAAAAATCGGCGCCCAGTATATCGTTACGATTAAAGGTGTAGGGTATAAATTTCTGGCTAGTTAA
- a CDS encoding response regulator yields the protein MAEQRLLVIIDDEEDILDLLEYNFLRVGFCVEAFNRAKPALEFLSQKKPAAILCDWMMPEMTGLELCRAIKENISLADIPFLMVTCRTETSAVKMALAEGVTDYIRKPVRISDLIGKVQTIIGV from the coding sequence ATGGCGGAACAACGACTGCTGGTAATTATCGACGATGAGGAAGATATATTAGATCTTCTGGAGTATAATTTTCTCCGGGTAGGCTTTTGTGTTGAGGCTTTCAACCGTGCAAAACCCGCGTTGGAGTTTTTGAGCCAAAAAAAGCCAGCAGCTATACTTTGTGACTGGATGATGCCAGAAATGACAGGGCTGGAACTTTGCCGGGCCATAAAGGAAAACATCAGCCTCGCAGATATTCCCTTTTTGATGGTAACCTGTCGCACAGAAACTTCAGCCGTCAAAATGGCGCTCGCCGAAGGCGTTACAGACTATATACGAAAACCCGTTCGGATTTCAGACCTCATCGGTAAAGTGCAGACCATTATCGGAGTTTAA
- a CDS encoding helix-turn-helix domain-containing protein, with translation MGIRLIFNLIILLTFCLSTKAQVEIVVTRLPANTPHDATLFLVGDFNNWNPGDENYILHRQPDSTYSIFITDAPDSFGYKITRGNWSSVEGRANGRARVNRIYRKKANTQNRVEVEIKSWEDLAGSTLSFYSFLLLFSSFQGILLIIAINGIQERNIPANRMLSILILLISFALVGRVSTYDREIFNWQPKFILLPEMILFVYAPVFYLYIRRLLKLEPEKKNVTLYHFLPAIIHFIAYLPLFFREKLLFIQNVVDQKLYIIFALVGGLAMVFNIYYWLKVRKILASHEEDTSKTQSFEQNLHYLHAVMGLNAICMIMWVFIYFVSALGYAFDIDITLLRERSTDILWVLFSFTTYFLGYFAMNQPEIFKLPKVVEKYKDSPVSDREMETYKKRLKRVMEEQKVYLNPELTLSDLSDYVETNTHTLSRVINEGYGKSFYDFINTYRVAAFTEMANNEKYQNETFLSLALSVGFNSKTTFNRAFKKVTGTTPRAYLKEKTPEKVFE, from the coding sequence ATGGGAATCCGCCTGATATTCAATCTGATTATTCTACTGACCTTCTGTCTTTCAACAAAGGCTCAGGTCGAGATTGTTGTAACCCGTCTTCCAGCCAATACCCCACACGATGCAACGCTATTTTTGGTTGGCGATTTTAATAACTGGAACCCCGGAGATGAAAACTATATTCTGCATCGCCAGCCAGACAGTACCTATTCTATTTTCATTACAGATGCGCCAGACTCATTTGGCTATAAAATTACCCGGGGGAACTGGTCTTCTGTAGAGGGACGCGCCAATGGAAGAGCCAGAGTGAACCGTATTTACAGAAAAAAAGCTAACACCCAGAACCGGGTCGAAGTTGAGATCAAATCATGGGAAGATCTCGCGGGCAGCACATTGAGCTTTTACTCCTTTCTGTTATTGTTTTCGAGCTTTCAGGGCATTCTGCTAATTATTGCCATCAACGGGATTCAGGAGCGGAATATTCCTGCCAACCGCATGCTGTCCATTCTTATCCTGCTGATTTCTTTTGCCCTGGTTGGCAGAGTTTCTACCTACGACAGGGAGATATTCAACTGGCAGCCAAAGTTTATTCTGCTTCCTGAAATGATTCTTTTTGTATATGCGCCCGTATTTTACCTGTACATCCGCAGACTACTCAAACTGGAACCCGAGAAAAAAAATGTAACGCTCTATCATTTTCTTCCGGCCATTATCCATTTTATCGCCTATCTGCCGCTGTTTTTCAGAGAAAAACTCCTGTTTATACAAAATGTCGTTGACCAGAAGCTATATATCATTTTTGCCCTTGTCGGTGGTTTGGCCATGGTTTTTAATATATACTACTGGCTCAAAGTAAGGAAAATCCTCGCTTCTCACGAAGAAGACACCTCCAAAACCCAGTCATTTGAGCAAAACCTACACTACCTTCATGCAGTAATGGGGTTGAATGCAATCTGTATGATTATGTGGGTGTTTATATATTTCGTCTCAGCCCTGGGCTATGCTTTCGACATTGATATTACCTTACTGCGCGAACGAAGTACGGATATACTTTGGGTACTTTTTTCTTTTACCACCTATTTTCTCGGATATTTTGCCATGAACCAACCCGAAATTTTCAAACTGCCCAAAGTAGTGGAAAAATACAAAGACTCTCCTGTGAGCGACCGGGAAATGGAAACGTATAAAAAACGACTTAAGCGGGTGATGGAAGAACAGAAAGTCTATTTGAATCCAGAGCTTACCCTTTCTGACCTTTCAGATTATGTAGAAACCAATACGCATACCTTGTCACGCGTGATTAATGAAGGGTACGGGAAAAGTTTTTACGACTTTATCAACACCTACAGGGTTGCTGCCTTTACAGAAATGGCCAACAATGAAAAGTATCAAAATGAAACTTTCCTTTCCCTGGCATTAAGCGTAGGGTTTAACTCGAAAACCACCTTCAACCGCGCTTTCAAGAAAGTTACCGGAACCACACCGCGTGCCTATTTGAAGGAAAAGACACCCGAAAAGGTCTTCGAATAG
- a CDS encoding AbgT family transporter — protein MEETPKPKRSRVERFLNIIEIGGNALPHPGTLFGILALLAVIMSGVTSWLGVEAVLPSGEVIAPKNMLSVEGLHWILTSMVVNFTGFAPLGTVLVALLGIGIAEGSGLIGTSLRLLVLKAPARLLTSVVVFAGVLSNMASEIGYVLLVPLGAIIFLAVKRHPIAGLAAAFAGVSGGYSANLLLGTVDPLLAGLSQEAARTVQGFDSYTVNPACNYYFMVVSTFLITILGTLVTERIVEPRLGKYEGDATTEEMTGLTKLEKRGLLFAGIVIVLLTAVIFAGLLPANGFLRNLKVDPADSVLKSPFLQGIVAVIFIGAALAGIAYGAGAGTIKNDTDVMKGMSKSMETLGSYIVLVFFAAQFVAYFKYSNLGTIIAVNGAEALQPLADYPIPLMLGLILISAVINLFMGSASAKWALMAPVFIPMFMTLGYSPEFVQTAYRIGDSATNIISPMMSYFALIVAFMQQYDKKAGIGTVISTMLPYSMVFLIGWSILLIIWILLGIPVGPGATMLLAK, from the coding sequence ATGGAGGAAACACCAAAACCGAAACGTTCACGGGTTGAACGCTTCCTGAATATTATTGAAATAGGAGGAAATGCACTTCCTCATCCGGGCACATTGTTTGGCATTCTCGCTTTACTTGCAGTCATTATGTCTGGCGTAACCAGTTGGCTGGGAGTAGAGGCTGTGTTGCCTTCCGGAGAAGTCATCGCGCCAAAGAATATGCTCTCGGTAGAAGGACTTCACTGGATACTTACTTCAATGGTCGTCAATTTTACCGGATTTGCGCCATTGGGGACGGTATTGGTTGCATTACTGGGTATTGGGATTGCGGAGGGAAGTGGCCTGATCGGAACAAGCCTCCGGCTTTTAGTGTTGAAAGCACCCGCCAGGCTGCTTACCAGTGTCGTTGTCTTTGCCGGTGTCTTGTCCAATATGGCCAGTGAAATCGGTTATGTGCTGCTGGTTCCTTTAGGTGCCATCATTTTTCTCGCTGTGAAGCGTCATCCTATCGCCGGGCTTGCCGCTGCTTTTGCCGGTGTATCTGGTGGTTATAGCGCCAACTTATTGCTGGGTACGGTTGACCCTCTGCTGGCAGGTCTTTCGCAGGAAGCTGCGCGTACGGTTCAGGGGTTTGATTCCTACACGGTAAACCCTGCCTGCAATTATTATTTTATGGTGGTGTCAACCTTTCTGATTACAATTCTTGGTACGCTTGTTACAGAGCGAATTGTAGAACCCCGCCTGGGTAAATATGAAGGAGATGCCACTACAGAAGAAATGACGGGCTTGACAAAACTTGAAAAGAGAGGACTTTTATTTGCCGGAATTGTCATCGTACTTCTTACTGCTGTGATTTTCGCGGGCTTACTCCCTGCCAATGGCTTCCTTCGCAACCTGAAAGTGGATCCTGCCGACAGTGTATTAAAATCTCCCTTCCTTCAGGGAATTGTAGCGGTGATATTTATTGGTGCTGCGCTTGCCGGTATCGCTTATGGCGCCGGTGCCGGAACCATCAAAAACGATACGGATGTCATGAAAGGGATGTCCAAAAGTATGGAAACCCTGGGTTCTTACATCGTATTGGTGTTTTTTGCCGCTCAGTTTGTCGCATACTTTAAGTATTCCAATCTGGGAACCATCATTGCTGTCAATGGCGCAGAAGCGCTGCAGCCGCTCGCTGATTATCCGATCCCGCTTATGCTGGGTTTGATTCTTATTTCTGCGGTAATCAATCTGTTTATGGGCAGTGCTTCTGCCAAATGGGCTCTTATGGCGCCGGTCTTTATACCGATGTTTATGACCCTGGGATATTCGCCCGAATTTGTCCAAACCGCCTACCGAATCGGCGACAGTGCGACTAATATCATCTCTCCGATGATGTCTTATTTTGCACTTATCGTAGCATTTATGCAGCAATACGATAAAAAGGCGGGGATTGGAACGGTCATTTCAACGATGTTGCCTTATTCAATGGTATTTTTGATTGGCTGGTCGATTCTGCTGATTATCTGGATTTTGCTGGGAATCCCGGTAGGGCCTGGCGCAACCATGCTGCTGGCGAAGTAA
- a CDS encoding serine hydrolase, which produces MNDLINGKMASDQIPGLSIAVIRNGEIDWEAGYGKANIAENIAVDNNTRFILNQASDVIVAVALSQAEQLGLIDLDENINKYLPWKFVHPTFPQAIITTRMLLSHTAGINDDPALIQGTYGAGDSPANLGDFLENYLSASGAQFAATNFTSQRPGKTYTYSRLGIALAAHLVEIVSEIDFDIYCKTHLFAQLGLQNASWFLRDIPLEKVAIPYTKTQNGLQAQNNYGYVIYPSGQLRISITHLSRFLIAMLQDGAYGSQDILPASSVMDINRVQYPIADPAQAMGWRYDTIQGQVLLGKSGTDIGSSTRMYMDPAEKIGVIILSNGAGYDASLDEILVKAYQVARDN; this is translated from the coding sequence ATGAACGATCTGATAAATGGGAAAATGGCTTCAGATCAAATTCCGGGTCTTTCCATTGCTGTCATTCGCAATGGTGAAATAGACTGGGAGGCGGGATACGGAAAGGCAAATATTGCCGAAAATATTGCTGTGGATAATAATACTCGTTTTATCCTGAACCAGGCTTCTGATGTAATTGTGGCAGTTGCGCTAAGCCAGGCAGAACAGCTGGGGTTAATCGATCTCGATGAAAATATCAACAAATATCTCCCCTGGAAATTTGTGCATCCCACATTTCCTCAGGCGATCATTACTACCCGCATGCTGCTCTCGCATACAGCAGGGATTAATGACGATCCCGCCCTGATACAGGGCACATACGGTGCGGGTGATTCACCAGCTAATCTGGGGGATTTTCTCGAAAACTACCTCTCTGCCAGTGGCGCCCAATTCGCTGCAACTAATTTCACCAGCCAGCGCCCCGGTAAAACCTATACGTATTCACGTTTGGGCATCGCATTGGCTGCCCATCTGGTAGAAATTGTATCCGAGATAGATTTTGATATCTACTGTAAAACACACCTGTTTGCTCAGCTGGGCTTGCAAAATGCTTCTTGGTTTCTCCGCGACATTCCCCTGGAGAAAGTGGCGATTCCCTATACGAAAACGCAAAATGGCCTTCAGGCACAAAATAATTACGGATATGTAATCTATCCTAGCGGGCAATTGAGGATTAGTATCACGCATCTTTCCCGGTTTTTGATTGCGATGCTGCAAGATGGCGCTTATGGTAGCCAGGATATTTTGCCTGCATCATCAGTAATGGACATAAACCGGGTACAATATCCAATTGCAGATCCTGCCCAGGCTATGGGATGGCGGTATGATACCATTCAGGGTCAGGTATTATTGGGTAAAAGCGGAACCGATATTGGCTCAAGCACCCGAATGTATATGGATCCGGCGGAGAAAATTGGGGTGATTATTTTGTCCAATGGGGCAGGATATGATGCTTCACTCGATGAGATTCTTGTCAAAGCTTATCAGGTCGCAAGAGATAACTGA